A stretch of the Nematostella vectensis chromosome 1, jaNemVect1.1, whole genome shotgun sequence genome encodes the following:
- the LOC5516318 gene encoding WD repeat-containing protein 49 isoform X4 — protein MSRTTKDGTSTKSEEITENGDENQNEKKPDAKLSMAPGVKLVSRLTMHDLKAIQDAFTINQSGQQRELSLDVDQFCEILSIVLNKGVREEYEELFNKIDVAKEGFVDWDKFSSHMLLEYYEKDDRMKTTQVPQWRELRNISSPHKEVIRRISPLINPSRYLSVSKEGILCLWSLGMKQLRTVQVQPDQDEVKQRDLWVTDFIPMQNLYKLAIALTSKEIAIYDLSSKSEFNCQFRIKNLDDTPLCLDYWSNPDKPNEAILAFGDVSGQVNALLFSAVNIALFDRPAQPAGSKQDVCLTVDIKDVSRGQYKNARLVKHHGHTEWTRQVMYSAHLDCFISCSTSYKGSLVLGWIEKTKSNMRTTAFKIPQGVNAFDYNEKANLVATAGVNHHVCLWNPYVISKPVGVLRGHMQSVVAVHFIESRGQLISLSKDKVLRIWDTHLQVCLQRLSGMFPKGPAEVSITMFYDEEHSKLFTAFNQQLTLMVMKPEVKDRVMSHEQPVTAAIYNSKFNQVVTACAGSVITMWMIDTGQKVKQFANAHGNAEITTITQDATETRLFTASADGTVKIWDFNGHCHSILMAGNGDPAEISQVMCVKRMIVTVGWDRALCVFRDGQINSFYVYPSEWKGRQEHQDDILSVAYSPPTTIASASYDGEIVIWNMNSEQASRHLVAEKRRKPPRSSRRNRLRAESNTTPAPPPTADIDSLLNPPQTARTLSAGSNAEGLDQEKAAEHDSDIGSAVTKLIFLNSRPLPTSSPGANLVSCCGSGIVRFWNSQKHAFLAEFLAHQHAGSLTMAVDDTNSYLVTGDADGLIKVWDISEYCVEEPDKTITQPPPLLKQFQPHTDIINHIGLLTRNERLLVLTASSDCSAALWDIEGRQIGVFGQEEHWKIEPISEEERKAEQQRLEEEEAEEESEEELEQNQDAEETGQADYFNNEDFDPEYRMSTWNRTILGKAYMETRSEKRERRQPMSIPDLPYLNWEKTGQAPAGPYAALETAELADVGTISKPDFVSHPEKYFSERQSAGKRSKALPPLPSITELPGKKPSSRRRNKR, from the exons ATGTCTAGGACCACTAAAGATGGAACATCCACAAAATCTGAAGAAATTACGGAGAATGGTGACGAAAACCAGAATGAAAA GAAACCAGATGCCAAACTCTCCATGGCGCCAGGTGTTAAACTGGTTAGCCGGTTAACAATGCATGATCTGAAGGCCATACAAGATGCATTCACC ATCAACCAATCGGGACAGCAGAGAGAGCTGAGTCTGGATGTGGATCAGTTCTGTGAGATCCTGTCTATTGTCCTTAACAAAGGTGTAAGGGAGGAGTATGAGGAGTTATTTAACAAGATCGATGTCGCGAAGGAGGGGTTTGTTGACTGGGATAAGTTTTCCTCACACATGCTTCTTGAATACTATGAAAAGGATGACAGAATGAAGACAACACAG GTGCCTCAGTGGAGGGAGCTGCGTAATATCTCCAGTCCACACAAGGAAGTAATCAGAAGAATATCTCCCCTGATTAACCCTTCCAGATACTTATCTGTCAGTAAG GAAGGGATATTATGCCTGTGGTCACTTGGGATGAAGCAACTGCGTACAGTGCAG GTTCAGCCTGATCAAGACGAGGTCAAGCAGAGGGATCTGTGGGTGACAGACTTTATTCCCATGCAAAACCTGTATAAGCTTGCTATTGCACTGACCAGCAAGGAAATTGCCATCTACGACTTGAGCTCCAAGTCAGAGTTCAACTGCCAGTTTAGAATCAAGAACCTTGATGACACGCCCCTTTGCCTGGACTACTG GAGCAATCCTGACAAGCCAAATGAGGCTATCCTTGCATTTGGTGATGTGTCAGGACAAGTGAATGCCCTACTGTTTTCTGCTGTGAATATTGCACTTTTtgaccgaccagcccagccaGCAGGGAGCAAACAAG ATGTGTGCTTGACGGTAGACATCAAGGATGTGAGCAGAGGGCAGTACAAGAATGCTCGGCTTGTGAAGCATCATGGTCACACTGAGTGGACCAGACAAGTCATGTACTCAGCTCATCTTGACTGCTTCATCTCTTGTTCAACGTCTTACAAGGGCTCCTTGGTGTTGGGGTGGATAGAAAAGACAAAATCGAACATGAGAAC AACTGCATTCAAGATCCCACAAGGAGTGAATGCCTTTGATTATAACGAAAAAGCAAATCTTGTTG CCACAGCCGGCGTGAACCATCATGTTTGTTTATGGAATCCTTATGTTATCTCCAAACCTGTTGGG GTTCTCAGAGGACATATGCAAAGTGTTGTCGCAGTTCACTTTATTGAGTCCAGGGGGCAGTTGATCAGTCTCTCCAAAGATAAA GTTCTGCGGATATGGGACACACATCTCCAGGTCTGTCTGCAGAGGCTTTCTGGAATGTTCCCTAAAGGTCCAGCCGAAG TTTCTATAACGATGTTTTACGACGAGGAGCACAGTAAACTTTTCACAGCATTCAACCAGCAG TTGACGCTGATGGTAATGAAGCCTGAAGTTAAAGATCGCGTAATGAGCCACGAGCAGCCAGTTACTGCAGCCATCTACAACAGCAAGTTTAACCAG GTGGTTACCGCTTGCGCTGGATCTGTTATCACCATGTGGATGATCGACACCGGACAGAAAGTCAAACAG TTTGCAAACGCTCACGGGAACGCGGAGATCACTACCATTACCCAAGATGCAACAGAGACGAGGCTTTTCACGGCCAGCGCTGACGGAACTGTGAAG ATCTGGGACTTCAATGGTCACTGTCACAGTATTCTGATGGCAGGAAATGGCGACCCAGCTGAAATCAGTCAAGTGATGTGCGTCAAGCGGATGATTGTAACTGTAGGCTGGGACAG AGCTCTCTGTGTTTTCCGCGATGGTCAGATCAACTCTTTTTACGTTTATCCATCGGAATGGAAGGGGAGACAG GAGCATCAAGATGACATTCTATCCGTCGCGTATAGCCCACCCACAACCATCGCCTCTGCCAGCTACGACGGCGAGATCGTCATATGGAACATGAACTCCGAGCAAGCTTCTCGGCATCTAGTGGCCGAGAAGAGACGAAAACCTCCGAGATCCTCACGACGCAATAGATTGAGAGCT GAATCCAACACCACTCCTGCGCCGCCACCTACTGCTGATATCGACAGCCTGTTAAACCCGCCCCAGACCGCAAGGACTCTCTCGGCCGGATCAAACGCAGAAGGCCTGGACCAGGAAAAGGCAGCAGAACAT GATTCTGATATCGGTTCGGCTGTCACTAAACTGATCTTCCTGAACTCCCGTCCACTGCCCACTTCGTCTCCTGGTGCAAACCTCGTCTCTTGCTGTGGCAGTGGAATA GTACGGTTTTGGAATTCTCAGAAGCACGCTTTTCTTGCCGAGTTTTTGGCGCATCAACACG CTGGCTCGCTGACAATGGCAGTAGATGACACGAACTCTTACTTGGTAACGGGTGATGCTGACGGTCTGATCAAGGTCTGGGACATCTCTGAGTATTGTGTAGAGGAGCCAGACAAGACCATCACCCAACCGCCAC CGCTACTCAAGCAGTTCCAGCCCCACACGGACATCATCAACCACATTGGGCTGCTGACCAGGAATGAGCGACTGCTCGTGTTGACTGCTTCCAGTGACTGCTCTGCTGCATTATGGGATATCGAGGGGCGTCAGATCGGCGTCTTTGGCCAG GAAGAGCACTGGAAAATCGAGCCTATTTCAGAGGAAGAAAGGAAAGCAGAGCAACAAAGACTTGAAGAAGAG GAAGCCGAGGAGGAAAGCGAGGAAGAGTTAGAGCAGAATCAAGATGCTGAAGAGACGGGTCAGGCCGACTATTTCAACAATGAGGACTTTGACCCAGAATACCGCATGTCCACCTGGAACAGGACAATACTAG GCAAAGCGTATATGGAGACGCGCAGTGAGAAGAGGGAACGTCGCCAGCCCATGAGTATCCCTGACCTTCCTTACCTGAACTGGGAGAAGACAGGCCAAGCTCCCGCCGGACCATACGCG